CCGTGCAACTCGTATATGAGCCACTGTAATTCGCTTACTGGGTCTGTGCTATTGATTAACAGCCACCAGTTTTTGTTAttgcaataattcatgtttatgGAAATAATTCTGAAACCTGGACGAACCAGGACCGAATAAAAGGCGCCTCTGCGAACGGTTCGCGAGACGCCTGCTGGCAACCAGCGTCTCCAATGCTTGTCAAGAGCATCGTACAACCAAGATATATCATTTTCCTTTGGCACAAACGGCGGTGGAAAGCTAGAACgaacaaatataaaattacgaaagaaacgagcaatttttaaattcgcgtaaaatattatttctattcTTTGCGGAAGAttcaaaactgtcaattataaattatagattTCGCTTGACTGACTAATCCAGATCTTAATATAAACGTTAAGTAAAAgatattttctaaataaaaggtcttaatgatttatataaattttctaccaaaatatttttaacgttactgtttaaaattttttgttaCATTGTTTGGtgtttctattaatttttaaaccGTGCAAAAATTGTGTTAAACTTTCGGAGAAAGTCTCGAGAAGGAAAGGAGCGCACCTATTAACGGGAGAAGTTTCATGGTTTCCTAGAGCTGGGAAGATTGGTATTCCGGGGAACGTTTCGATCAGCTGATTTACAGTGTCgtgcaaaattttcaaattttcttcGCGCGTTTGGTTCCACACGTCGTGAGGCGGCAAGTCTCCAGTCCATAATATGTAATCTATATCCTACattgcaaattaaaaatttttaactaGAAACAATTTTCAAGCCACTTTTTATTCaacttctttttattatttttttaagaatCTCCATTGTTTCCATAAAACATGcattaaaattattgtaaatatatttctgtTCACTGAGCATTGAAAGGATACTGTCCCTGATAAAACTGTACAAAAtaagatattaaaataaaaataaaatataaatactgtccctaataaaattaataatgaaaatagtTTGATATAACGTAAAATTGACACTAAATAAGACGTAACCAAATGATAGAAATTGATCAACGAAAATACTACGAAATCATGGCTGGATGATAAATTCGAATAAAATGGCAGatcctataaaataaaaatatcaaataaaatataaataactttttactcCATTACTTGCTGGGCaaaaattagaatttaaatTATAGAATGTTTCGCACCGAAcaactaaaaatataattgttCGATCGATCAGTTCGAACGATGTAATGTCGTTCATTGTCACGGATGCATACGGAAGGCGTTTCAAATTAGTAGAAATTGCGCCACCAATCTGACTAATTTTACCAATCGAAAGTCTAGCCTCCTTCCTGTACTTATCTGTGATAGTATACACGGTGTCCCAGTAATGATACAACCGAGGAACGAGTGATTCcgcgtgaaaaaataaaaaatgtgatTTTGAAAATTTCTCCATGGTTGTAGGTGCGTAACTGTTTAAATTCGGTtgacaaatattaaaaaatttaatttttctctgcTAAGTCACAAAGTATCGATTAGAAAATGAAAACTCAATGTGAAGAGTTCCTTTTATCAaagttaaaaattaatataatcgAAGTTACTTACGGAATGCGTGTCGGCGATATGTTTGAGCATATGTTCGACCGTTCTTTTCGGGGTGTCGCATTTTCTGTAGTCACCCCATCGGCCAGCACCCGCTGCTGGAGTCAGGGGTGCACCGTTGGTCAATCTGCAGCATAATGGTTCGTCACATTCCGCATTTGAGCCCTCTTGGTAATAAGGATCGTAGTGCGTATCAGAGATATGAAGGACTTTGAAGGTCGGCGCACCTTCTTGAGGTGGTATAGGAGGTTTAACTGGTGGTTTATTTACAGGCGGGAAGGCCACTTCCCACTCGTGCAAAGGATTGTATGCGTCCTCGCAAGCGTCGCCAATCACGAAACTACAGATCTGAGCTGGACCCATATCCACTTGCTTCAGAACGTAAATCACTTCTCCCTGGACAGAAACAGGACGTAGCATTTAATAACAATTTAATGAAAAGCAGTCAGAGTCACTTAAAACAACAAAATTTTCCTTGTTCCTCGATAACACAAAGTATGTTCTCGTTCATTGACTTTACAAATATCTACTTGAAACTGATTTACTTTGGATGCATGTTTGAGACAAATACAAACGAATTCACGTGCAATCCAACAGTTATAAACATTATACATTCTAGATTTATTAACTTTACAAACACctaattaaaaatgatttattatGGGTGGATGTTTGAGACAGATACAAACGAATTCAAGTGCAATCAAACAGTTACAAACATTGTAGATGCTAGATTTATTGACTCTGCAAAAACCTACTTAAAACTGATTTATTTTGGGAACATGCATGAGACAGATACAAACAAATTCAAGCGTAATCAAACGGTTACAAACATTACAGATACTAGTTTTACTAGATTTACTTTGGATGCATGTTTGAGACAGATACAAACGAATTCAAGTGCAATCAAACAGTTACAAAGACTGTAGATTCTAGATAGAACTTTACAAACACctaattaaaaatgatttattatGGGTACATGTTTGTGACAGATACAAACGAATTCAAGTGCAATCAAACAGTTACAAACATTGTAGATGCTAGATTTATTGACTCTACAAAAACCTACCTAAAACTGATTTATTTTGGGAACATGTTTGAGACAGATACAAACGAATGCAACTGCAATCAAACGGTTACAGATATTGTAGATTTTACTCCCATTGACTTTACAAATATTTGAAAGTGATTTAGtttgtgtatatgtatatttgaaGCAAATATAATAAGGGAACGTAATCATTCGAGTGCAACCAAACGATGACAAAAATCTAGTTTTATTAGCTTTACAAATATGTACCTACTTAAGACTGATTTATTTTGTGTGCATATTTCGGACaaataaaaatggattcaactgTAATTGAACAATCACGATCACAAAATGCTTAAAATTGATTTATGTCAGGCTCGAGACGAACAAAAAAGGAAATGTTACATTCATAAGGAGATACGTTCTCCATCAAGTATAATCGAATGACCAGAAAAACAGTACATTCTGCTTTTGCATAAATTTTCCATATACTTAAAGTTGATTTATTTCAAACGCGGAATGTTGAAATGAATAACGAGAAGATCGAAAGTAAAACTTACCGCAAAAAGCAAGGTTACTCCTTTGCAAACTCGAGGGCTCTGGATTTTTAGGGATACGCAAAATTGGTAAATACTGTTCATCATTTCTTCGTCGCTCTTGCCAGTTTTTATATACGTTTGAAGAAGCCCCGCGCCAATTTTACACGCTGAACAAGACACCTTCGACATCACGGAAGTTTCAACTTCCATCATGACTTGCCTCAAATCTAACAATTTTAAAGCCTTATCCACGAAGCCTGAAAGATGGCCACTTGGCTGCACGGACTCCATGTCCCATAGCATTCGGGAATAATTATACTGTAACATACATAGACtctttataatatttaatcctTTATTATCTATTTCTTTCTATAAGTTAAAGTTCTTtactatatattttatattctttTAAATTAATCAAATTGCAATGATCTCAAGCATACGACAAGGCTGGTGAAAAATGATTTCAATTTTGCAAAAATGACTGCATCGTTTTGCCTTCGATATTTAATTCAGTCGTCGAAATAGTTACGAAACTTATTCAATAGATGGAGTTTTGGTGAAATGGaagttttgtaataaaaatgttCACATTATAAATTCCAATGAGAAATGCAAATACAAGTTctagttcgaataaaatttttaagaaataaaaataaagaatcATGTGTAACAGGAACGGATATTTTCTTCGTCGATAGCAAACAAGTTCTTAATTACTTTTACATCCGTAATCCGTGTGCTTTGAAAGTCCCGATGGGTCTTTTTAAGAATGAAATTTATAACTTCGTAAATACCCGATCGTTTTTGTTAACCAGTAACTGTAATATAGCATaacatttttcattttgttGCTTATTGTACATTCGCTCAAAATACaagatataatatattatattatataatttttatattgctTCCATCGAGTTCTAagcagaatattattttagtcaTTTTTCACAAGATTACTCTTCGTTTTATGAAACTATTAGTTTCTTACtatctaatatattttattcgaaataaacACAATGTGtgcaatatataaaattaatatcttGTAATAATAAGGTATTTAATGAACGAAAACgtaaatttaagaaaaaaatttctaaaaattatgTAGAAGAATTTGATTTCAGGGAGCAAATGTTAAATAATATCCGTATCCTGGATCTCTATATAAGATCACGGTTACAGAATGACATTTATGCTGGGATAAAAGAATTGTATCGATCATCGTGGAACTTTCGCGGGGGAAAGTCACTGACATTGGGATTGTGCGTATCCGTATAAACGCGGATAAGGATACACTATATTGGTATCCTCGTCGATCAAGTTGGTGAAAGTATTTTGGCACTAAAAGTGAGAGTCGGCGACATCGTCTCGTTAGACTTGAAAAAAGCCAGAGAAATACGGAAGAATCAAAAGATAAGCTGCAGTTATTGCACCATTAGAAATTACTTAACAAAATATTCGCGAACAGTAATTTAGAGTGTCAAATATTTCCTATACTAGAATATTtcaattgtattattaatttctatattattatacagggtgttcggccacccctgggaaaaattttaatagaggattctagaggtcaaaataagacgaaaatcaataataccaacttgtcgatggaggcttcgttaaaaagttattaacaattaaattcaaaaatttcaaatcgttctgaaaaaattatttccggttacggaggtcaattacaatcatttttggtgaatacacatacttccgaaatcctacccactttcgagaaaaaaattcgagtaagtgctgaaagttttgggtgaaaaaaaagactttcgaatcgtctaggaaaaattatttttagttgcaggggtcaattgcaagcatttttggtcaatagacatatccccgaaatcctactcagtttcgagaaaaaaattccttaccgaaaatgtaatttctggccagaaatctctgcccgaatttccatgcgaatctttaaaacgtcataacttctgaacggattggacgattttaatgtttaaaaaagcaaactacgcgtattttgataaagaatatgtacaaatagcaaaaatattcgaaaagttggttcttgtccccgtaaaatgagaaaaaccccataaaagtggtccaattttcaaacgaccataactcgtgcaatagtgaatatatttcaatgaaacttttttctgaagtagaccccatgagtacctacaaaaaagtattagacaacttttctgtagggtgtcaaacaaaattactaaaaatgaaaaagcaatttttgagaaaaatcgacagggggtagctgctgaaatttttcggcgaaaaaaaaaaaattcaaatcgttctggaaaaattattttccgttgcggggatcaattacaatcatttttgattattagacatacccccgaaatcttaactactttcgagaaaaaaattcagtacggtcggaactttaaacgttaataactgtttaacgaagccttcatcaacaaattggtattcttgattttcgtcttgttttggcctctagaatcccccattgaaatttttcccaggggaggccgaacaccctgtattaataCCTCTACTTTTTTTCCTATTTTCATTATATACAATTTTCTTtagaaatattataatattcaaattgcaacgaatttaaattttctctttcctcccttcgaataaaacatttttaatatcTCTAGATCCCAAACTTAAATATTATCGATAGTTACCTAAACTAGAggatcaaaaatattttaaattgtttcGTTAGATTCATCGGTGATTATAATGCAAGAGTTTTTTCCAAAACTGAGTaagaattataaaacaaaataatttaaataatgctcgaaccaaaaatattcaaaataaaatatgaaacgtTATTTAAGtgcatattaatttatattaaatattacttAATTAGAagatcaaaaatatttaaaattaattctttaGGTCCACCGGTGATTATAATTCAAATGG
The window above is part of the Colletes latitarsis isolate SP2378_abdomen chromosome 2, iyColLati1, whole genome shotgun sequence genome. Proteins encoded here:
- the LOC143348719 gene encoding sphingomyelin phosphodiesterase isoform X1 gives rise to the protein MPNHKWIAMNILLLLLIGTLKSTVGKPLRDRLKKEEGITATNWMQLADEWFAARAKAAEENVEIVTILPLINKLRDLPPTAETLINGTSPNQLARYNYSRMLWDMESVQPSGHLSGFVDKALKLLDLRQVMMEVETSVMSKVSCSACKIGAGLLQTYIKTGKSDEEMMNSIYQFCVSLKIQSPRVCKGVTLLFAGEVIYVLKQVDMGPAQICSFVIGDACEDAYNPLHEWEVAFPPVNKPPVKPPIPPQEGAPTFKVLHISDTHYDPYYQEGSNAECDEPLCCRLTNGAPLTPAAGAGRWGDYRKCDTPKRTVEHMLKHIADTHSDIDYILWTGDLPPHDVWNQTREENLKILHDTVNQLIETFPGIPIFPALGNHETSPVNSFPPPFVPKENDISWLYDALDKHWRRWLPAGVSRTVRRGAFYSVLVRPGFRIISINMNYCNNKNWWLLINSTDPVSELQWLIYELHGAEMSGEKVHIIGHIPPGHSDCLKVWSRNYYHIINRYESTITAQFFGHTHNDEFELFYDISDLGRAVSIAYVGPSVTPYNDLNPGYRIYYVDGDHPKTTRLVVDHESWVMNLKEANLYDYPIWHKMYSARQAYQMSSLLPKDWDSLIDKMSNEQSLFDLYYKHYYKNSPVRPQCNDECKKRLLCDLRSGRSHDRRELCQSLESRIDNETRTGWRVWIYNGLALSMSIFMAIPRFAYNLPKYVLGLG
- the LOC143348719 gene encoding sphingomyelin phosphodiesterase isoform X3, which produces MPNHKWIAMNILLLLLIGTLKSTVGKPLRDRLKKEEGITATNWMQLADEWFAARAKAAEENVEIVTILPLINKLRDLPPTAETLINGTSPNQLARYNYSRMLWDMESVQPSGHLSGFVDKALKLLDLRQVMMEVETSVMSKVSCSACKIGAGLLQTYIKTGKSDEEMMNSIYQFCVSLKIQSPRVCKGVTLLFAGEVIYVLKQVDMGPAQICSFVIGDACEDAYNPLHEWEVAFPPVNKPPVKPPIPPQEGAPTFKVLHISDTHYDPYYQEGSNAECDEPLCCRLTNGAPLTPAAGAGRWGDYRKCDTPKRTVEHMLKHIADTHSDIDYILWTGDLPPHDVWNQTREENLKILHDTVNQLIETFPGIPIFPALGNHETSPVNSFPPPFVPKENDISWLYDALDKHWRRWLPAGVSRTVRRGAFYSVLVRPGFRIISINMNYCNNKNWWLLINSTDPVSELQWLIYELHGAEMSGEKVHIIGHIPPGHSDCLKVWSRNYYHIINRYESTITAQFFGHTHNDEFELFYDISDLGRAVSIAYVGPSVTPYNDLNPGYRIYYVDGDHPKTTRLVVDHESWVMNLKEANLYDYPIWHKMYSARQAYQMSSLLPKDWDSLIDKMSNEQSLFDLYYKHYYKNSPVRPQCNDECKKRLLCDLRSGRSHDRRELCQSLESRIDNETRTGWRVWIYNGLALSGKFFQNK
- the LOC143348719 gene encoding sphingomyelin phosphodiesterase isoform X4 — protein: MPNHKWIAMNILLLLLIGTLKSTVGKPLRDRLKKEEGITATNWMQLADEWFAARAKAAEENVEIVTILPLINKLRDLPPTAETLINGTSPNQLARYNYSRMLWDMESVQPSGHLSGFVDKALKLLDLRQVMMEVETSVMSKVSCSACKIGAGLLQTYIKTGKSDEEMMNSIYQFCVSLKIQSPRVCKGVTLLFAGEVIYVLKQVDMGPAQICSFVIGDACEDAYNPLHEWEVAFPPVNKPPVKPPIPPQEGAPTFKVLHISDTHYDPYYQEGSNAECDEPLCCRLTNGAPLTPAAGAGRWGDYRKCDTPKRTVEHMLKHIADTHSDIDYILWTGDLPPHDVWNQTREENLKILHDTVNQLIETFPGIPIFPALGNHETSPVNSFPPPFVPKENDISWLYDALDKHWRRWLPAGVSRTVRRGAFYSVLVRPGFRIISINMNYCNNKNWWLLINSTDPVSELQWLIYELHGAEMSGEKVHIIGHIPPGHSDCLKVWSRNYYHIINRYESTITAQFFGHTHNDEFELFYDISDLGRAVSIAYVGPSVTPYNDLNPGYRIYYVDGDHPKTTRLVVDHESWVMNLKEANLYDYPIWHKMYSARQAYQMSSLLPKDWDSLIDKMSNEQSLFDLYYKHYYKNSPVRPQCNDECKKRLLCDLRSGRSHDRRELCQSLESRIDNETRTGWRVWIYNGLALS
- the LOC143348719 gene encoding sphingomyelin phosphodiesterase isoform X2 gives rise to the protein MPNHKWIAMNILLLLLIGTLKSTVGKPLRDRLKKEEGITATNWMQLADEWFAARAKAAEENVEIVTILPLINKLRDLPPTAETLINGTSPNQLARYNYSRMLWDMESVQPSGHLSGFVDKALKLLDLRQVMMEVETSVMSKVSCSACKIGAGLLQTYIKTGKSDEEMMNSIYQFCVSLKIQSPRVCKGVTLLFAGEVIYVLKQVDMGPAQICSFVIGDACEDAYNPLHEWEVAFPPVNKPPVKPPIPPQEGAPTFKVLHISDTHYDPYYQEGSNAECDEPLCCRLTNGAPLTPAAGAGRWGDYRKCDTPKRTVEHMLKHIADTHSDIDYILWTGDLPPHDVWNQTREENLKILHDTVNQLIETFPGIPIFPALGNHETSPVNSFPPPFVPKENDISWLYDALDKHWRRWLPAGVSRTVRRGAFYSVLVRPGFRIISINMNYCNNKNWWLLINSTDPVSELQWLIYELHGAEMSGEKVHIIGHIPPGHSDCLKVWSRNYYHIINRYESTITAQFFGHTHNDEFELFYDISDLGRAVSIAYVGPSVTPYNDLNPGYRIYYVDGDHPKTTRLVVDHESWVMNLKEANLYDYPIWHKMYSARQAYQMSSLLPKDWDSLIDKMSNEQSLFDLYYKHYYKNSPVRPQCNDECKKRLLCDLRSGRSHDRRELCQSLESRIDNETRTGWRVWIYNGLALSYVHDWWLETYSSSNDRNIIEP